Genomic DNA from bacterium:
ATATAGTGTCTAGAACAATCGTGTCATTGACATACATATCATCTGTAAATATGATCTCTTTTGTTTGATATACCACATCAAATGGACGATAATATAACTCCATATATATGCCTTCATATAAACGCGCTGAATCTGTAAATAAGTAATCCATTAAGATATAGGGACGATCAGGCTCTATTTTCTCGATATATTTCTCATCATTAGTGAAATATCTGGTGGTCAAATGTCCACCTTCTGGATAGATACGGCTATTTGCATTCTCATCATCTACAGTAATCCATGCTAGGACATCCATTGTGCTCGTTGGATTAAGATCTTTTGAATTGACAAGGCCAAAGACAATCTCTAAATCAGGATTGTAGAATTCGCAATGATGAAATGATTTATGATAAGATTCCATTTTAAAACTGATTTGTGACTCAGTTGTTGTAGTCCCTCTCATCCTTTTTATAATCCAATAATTGGTTGATATATAATCCGCATCCGAAATATCTATCGTAAAGCATAATTTTTTAGTGAATGGATGATATTCTAAATCGGTTATTTGGATTTCAGCATATTTTTCAGGTAAGATGTTATTTCCATCATGACTCCACGAGGTATAGGTTAAACCTCCATCATTAATTATTGTATATTCACTAGGTGTGCCATTTGAACAGCTTATTAATATAAACATAGTTATGAATATCATAATATAAAGTATCTTTTTCATAAATTTTCCCCTATAAATTAGTCCTTAAAAGGACTATGAATTAGTCTCGTTTGAATTCTTAATTAAATTATAACATATAGTGTTTGAGCGGTATAGATTTAATATAAGCATTTACCTCTTTGATTATAATGCTAAACCTTTCATGGCACATGAAATCAAATTTTGTTACTTTAATTATATGGGTTTGAGGGCTCAACAAAGATAAAAAGCCCTTTCCACGGATGAGAAGAGCGTTTCATAATAATATTGGTGACCCGTACTGATTCACGATTTTTCCCGAGTTTTCAATTGATGCTTAGTTAAACTGTCAAATTTACTTATAAATGTCTCTCCGATGACCTGCATCAACAACCAAGATGATTAATCGATCATCAAAAATATGAGCAAGTAATCTATAATCTCCAACCCTATATCTCCATATACCTTTTTTGTCAGCAATCAATCCTTTTCCATGAATTCTTGGATTTTCACAGTTTTCCAAATTTTTAGATATCCACGCAAAAATCATCGTTGCTATTTGCTTGTCCATTTTTTTAAAGGTCTTTAGTGCGTTTTCGCTCAATTCAACTCGATACATTATTCAATACCAAGGATAGACTTAGCTTCTTCTATGGTGTATGTTCTAGAGTTTTGTTCGTATGCTTTAAATGCTTTTTCGTACAGAAAAATATCGAACTCGTCTTCGATTTTTTCTAAGATTGCTTTTCGTATCACTTCTGAAACAGTTGTTCCATTAAGCTCCGCATATTTCTTTATAAGCTCTAACTCTTTATCGTTCATTCTAATCGATATAGACATATCACCATCTCCTCTGTAATACATTGTACTACATATTAATAAAAAACGCAATACATTGCAATACATTCTAATTATCTTGTATGTTTTCTTGTATGTTTTTAATTGAATAGAGCAACTATACCTATGATAATCACAAGTGGAATTAAAAATAAAATGATTGTCCCTAAAAAAGTAAATATATTTCTTTTTTCTATAGAGTCAATGCTTTCTTCATGATCTGATTTAATACTCAATTGATATCTATCACCAAGAAACCATTTCTTCTGTCTATGTAGTCTTATCTTAATCTGTTCATCTTGCTGCACATCTATTATTAATTTGCATACAGCAAATCTCCCCCATCTTCTTAAAAGATATGCAGATTCTGTTGCATAGCCAAAAAAGCCAAAAGCCATCAGTATAGCTCCAAATAAAAAGTACTTATTGTTTAAAATGTGATATTGCTCAACTTTGATTTCATGCAACCCAGTTTCTATCAATAACGTTTC
This window encodes:
- the relB gene encoding type II toxin-antitoxin system RelB family antitoxin; its protein translation is MSISIRMNDKELELIKKYAELNGTTVSEVIRKAILEKIEDEFDIFLYEKAFKAYEQNSRTYTIEEAKSILGIE
- a CDS encoding type II toxin-antitoxin system RelE/ParE family toxin, with the protein product MMYRVELSENALKTFKKMDKQIATMIFAWISKNLENCENPRIHGKGLIADKKGIWRYRVGDYRLLAHIFDDRLIILVVDAGHRRDIYK